From the genome of Streptomyces sp. NBC_00704, one region includes:
- a CDS encoding TetR/AcrR family transcriptional regulator — protein sequence MEAVLGAAVALLDEAGAPALTFRALAARLGTGVGTIYWYVSSKDELLDRATDHAIGEALALVEGHPQSDDPIADLRAMAITLFDAIVDRPWLTAYFMRNTDVQGHSLRLYEKLGQQTLRLDLTPRQRFHAVSAITGVVIGTAADLGAEIPKEVLDGHMDRDAYLDRFVEQWRSLDGVDFPFVHQIADEFAGHDDRDQFVAALDLTLSGLRLQAGTK from the coding sequence CTGGAGGCTGTCCTCGGCGCAGCCGTGGCCCTGCTCGACGAGGCGGGCGCACCGGCACTGACCTTCCGCGCGCTCGCCGCCCGTCTCGGCACCGGCGTCGGCACCATCTACTGGTATGTCTCCAGCAAGGACGAACTGCTCGACCGCGCCACCGACCACGCGATCGGGGAGGCCCTGGCCCTCGTCGAGGGGCATCCGCAGAGCGACGACCCGATCGCCGACCTCCGTGCGATGGCCATCACGCTGTTCGACGCGATCGTCGACCGGCCCTGGCTGACGGCGTACTTCATGCGCAACACCGACGTGCAGGGCCACTCGCTGCGGCTGTACGAGAAGCTCGGCCAGCAGACCCTCCGCCTCGACCTCACGCCGCGGCAGCGTTTCCACGCAGTGTCGGCGATCACGGGCGTTGTCATCGGCACGGCCGCCGACCTGGGCGCGGAGATCCCGAAGGAAGTGCTCGACGGCCACATGGACCGCGACGCGTACCTCGACCGCTTCGTCGAGCAGTGGCGGTCGCTCGACGGCGTCGATTTTCCGTTCGTGCACCAGATCGCCGACGAATTCGCGGGGCACGACGACAGGGACCAGTTCGTCGCCGCACTGGACCTGACCTTGTCAGGCCTCCGCCTTCAGGCCGGAACCAAGTGA
- a CDS encoding SMI1/KNR4 family protein, whose protein sequence is MTDDLHVVLARLDAWLEANAPADHAALNPPAAQDDIDAIADRRFSLHPDLVTWLGHHDGVTATKGHGGPGVILPGGFILHGAEGMRAGQRTMEEAIAEWVDENESEDPGLRDIYDGMYGYAFHVRWVPLATDITGGELILDHRGGDRFGNVLYGLHAGDTEGPVKVWDSLSCMFQDLLVALSEGTEIRLPGYADPVTPHLSGTGTDAFVRWE, encoded by the coding sequence ATGACCGACGACCTTCATGTTGTCCTTGCCCGCCTCGACGCGTGGCTGGAGGCCAACGCGCCCGCGGACCACGCCGCCCTGAACCCGCCCGCCGCGCAGGACGACATCGACGCCATCGCCGACCGCCGGTTCTCCCTGCACCCTGACCTGGTGACGTGGCTGGGACATCACGACGGGGTCACCGCCACGAAGGGCCATGGCGGTCCCGGCGTGATCCTCCCCGGAGGGTTCATCCTGCACGGCGCCGAGGGAATGCGTGCCGGTCAACGAACGATGGAAGAAGCGATCGCCGAATGGGTCGACGAAAACGAGTCGGAGGACCCCGGCCTGCGGGACATCTACGACGGGATGTACGGGTACGCGTTCCATGTCCGATGGGTTCCGCTCGCCACGGACATCACCGGGGGTGAGCTCATCCTCGACCACCGTGGTGGAGACCGGTTCGGAAACGTGCTCTACGGTCTGCACGCGGGGGACACGGAGGGTCCGGTGAAGGTCTGGGACAGCCTGTCGTGCATGTTCCAAGACCTTCTCGTCGCCCTGAGTGAGGGGACGGAGATTCGTCTGCCCGGCTATGCAGATCCGGTGACCCCGCACCTGTCCGGCACCGGCACCGATGCCTTCGTGAGGTGGGAGTAG
- a CDS encoding DEAD/DEAH box helicase, which yields MPVKLRDHQVEAVAAVVRGLDVPPGGIPSAGLRGQVHAACGTGKTVIAAAAARRLVPRGRVLVLVPTLDLLAQTVKAWHEVGHRGPAVAVCSLQDDPELWNLRVRSTTNPIQLALWHGSGPVTMYATYASLGVLAEAFEGAYGQRLDPVDLVVVDEAHRTSGSMGKAWADVHDQSVVPADRRLYLTATPRIWQERLEREVPEGVRDPLPREMAASMDDEKVFGPVLYKLSLASAVSRGLLARYQIIVVELQDPVVTPERLMSEARHTEEVRGQRLGALQAALLHTMAQHDLQTCITFHHRTMEAQAYAEGLERVSAALYADRPREYPERIWADWLCGEHAPAHRRKVLGSFGTTGQRAVLSNCRVLGEGIDIRAVDSIALLDPKGAPHDIVQAIGRALRQRPGQGKLASLIVPVFLRPGERPEDMFTSGSYRPLVKVLEGLRAHDEEAVELLAIPQEPQRGVAQPSLFIGPPPGEGEVDSRLLLRFAAPRDPVMIADWVSFNVIDTERQDWARGWAALKRFVERELHARVPYGHKEGAYPLGQWVAEQRRAYGAGQLGGRRVARLEELGMLWSPADERFQANLQAAKAYYEQHWTLCAPRSAVALDRPVGQWLSNLRRPGALDGHPEWRAALEDVDPDWNPAWPADWQRHYAALRELVRDEEGATEVLPGFTVHGMDIGRWLARQRGPEVWAALAEGQRERLERVGVTPAAASQGQAASSKSSPVPPMTAFERGLAALMQYKTREGSVKIPRGHVERLDDGTEVRLGVFLSNHKTRRAKLTADRLAALATLGLDWARQG from the coding sequence ATGCCCGTGAAACTGCGTGATCATCAGGTCGAGGCCGTTGCCGCCGTCGTGCGGGGGCTCGACGTGCCGCCGGGCGGTATCCCCTCCGCTGGTCTGCGGGGGCAGGTGCACGCTGCTTGTGGGACCGGTAAGACCGTCATCGCTGCCGCGGCGGCCAGGCGGTTGGTGCCTCGCGGGCGCGTTCTTGTTCTCGTGCCCACGCTGGATCTGCTGGCGCAGACGGTGAAGGCGTGGCATGAGGTGGGGCATCGGGGGCCGGCGGTTGCCGTGTGTTCGCTCCAGGACGATCCGGAGTTGTGGAACCTGAGGGTGCGGTCCACGACGAATCCGATTCAGTTGGCGCTGTGGCACGGTTCCGGGCCGGTGACCATGTACGCGACGTATGCGTCGTTGGGTGTGCTCGCGGAGGCCTTCGAGGGAGCCTACGGGCAGCGGCTGGATCCGGTGGATCTGGTGGTGGTCGACGAGGCGCATCGGACGAGTGGGTCGATGGGCAAGGCGTGGGCGGACGTTCATGATCAGAGCGTTGTTCCGGCTGATCGACGGTTGTATCTGACGGCCACGCCGCGGATCTGGCAGGAGCGTCTGGAGCGGGAGGTTCCCGAGGGGGTTCGTGATCCGCTGCCGCGGGAGATGGCGGCCTCCATGGACGACGAGAAGGTCTTCGGGCCCGTCCTGTACAAGTTGTCGCTGGCGTCGGCGGTGTCGCGTGGGCTGCTGGCCCGGTATCAGATCATCGTCGTCGAGCTTCAGGATCCGGTGGTCACTCCGGAGCGGCTGATGAGCGAGGCCCGGCACACGGAGGAGGTCCGCGGGCAGCGGCTGGGGGCCTTGCAGGCCGCCCTGCTGCACACCATGGCGCAGCATGATCTGCAGACCTGCATCACGTTCCATCATCGGACGATGGAGGCGCAGGCCTACGCGGAGGGGCTGGAGCGCGTCTCGGCCGCCCTGTACGCGGACCGGCCCCGGGAGTATCCGGAGCGGATCTGGGCTGACTGGCTGTGTGGCGAACACGCGCCCGCGCATCGGCGGAAGGTTCTGGGCTCGTTCGGGACTACGGGGCAGCGTGCCGTGTTGTCCAACTGTCGTGTGCTCGGGGAGGGCATCGACATCAGGGCCGTCGACAGCATCGCTCTGCTGGATCCGAAGGGCGCCCCGCATGACATCGTCCAGGCCATCGGTCGGGCGCTGCGTCAGCGGCCGGGGCAGGGGAAACTCGCTTCGTTGATCGTGCCGGTGTTCCTTCGGCCTGGTGAGCGGCCGGAGGACATGTTCACCTCGGGGTCGTACCGGCCGTTGGTGAAGGTGCTGGAGGGGCTGCGGGCGCACGACGAAGAGGCCGTCGAGTTGCTGGCGATCCCGCAGGAGCCGCAGAGGGGCGTGGCGCAGCCGTCCTTGTTCATCGGTCCGCCGCCCGGGGAGGGGGAGGTCGATTCGCGTCTGCTGTTGCGGTTCGCCGCTCCCCGGGATCCGGTCATGATCGCGGACTGGGTGTCGTTCAACGTCATCGACACCGAGCGTCAGGACTGGGCGCGGGGCTGGGCGGCGTTGAAGAGGTTCGTCGAGCGTGAGCTTCACGCCCGGGTCCCTTATGGGCACAAGGAGGGCGCGTACCCGCTGGGGCAGTGGGTCGCGGAGCAGCGGCGGGCTTACGGGGCCGGTCAGTTGGGTGGTCGGCGTGTGGCGCGGCTGGAGGAGCTCGGCATGCTGTGGTCGCCTGCCGACGAGCGGTTCCAGGCGAATCTTCAGGCCGCCAAGGCGTACTACGAGCAGCACTGGACGCTGTGCGCGCCTCGTTCGGCCGTCGCGCTGGACCGGCCCGTGGGTCAGTGGTTGTCCAACTTGCGCCGTCCCGGGGCTCTGGACGGGCATCCCGAGTGGCGGGCGGCGCTGGAGGACGTGGACCCGGACTGGAATCCGGCGTGGCCGGCGGACTGGCAGCGGCATTACGCCGCGCTGCGTGAGCTCGTGCGCGACGAGGAGGGGGCGACGGAGGTTCTGCCGGGGTTCACCGTGCACGGCATGGACATCGGGCGGTGGCTGGCCCGGCAGCGCGGGCCCGAGGTGTGGGCTGCCCTGGCGGAGGGGCAGCGTGAACGGCTCGAACGGGTCGGTGTGACGCCTGCGGCTGCGTCGCAGGGGCAAGCGGCGTCTTCGAAGTCGTCGCCCGTCCCGCCCATGACCGCTTTCGAGCGGGGTCTGGCGGCCCTCATGCAGTACAAGACGCGCGAGGGGTCCGTGAAGATCCCCCGGGGCCATGTCGAGCGGCTGGACGACGGTACGGAGGTCAGGCTCGGAGTGTTCCTGTCGAACCACAAGACCCGGCGCGCGAAACTCACTGCGGACAGGCTCGCCGCGCTCGCCACGCTGGGGCTGGACTGGGCGCGGCAAGGTTAA
- a CDS encoding fic family toxin-antitoxin system, toxin component produces MSEYELQPLDVTFLLHAAELLDGDPQVDDLGPLYAAVARVNARAMERDIYGSPCLKAAALLQTLVKLPCLEHSNEAFAWHATEAYLLLNGHSLAYGPKEAVALVRDAATGALGVARIARQLRDWATA; encoded by the coding sequence GTGAGCGAGTACGAACTCCAGCCGCTCGACGTGACGTTCCTGCTGCACGCCGCCGAGCTGCTCGACGGCGATCCCCAGGTCGACGATCTGGGGCCGCTGTATGCGGCGGTCGCCCGGGTCAACGCGCGGGCGATGGAACGGGACATCTACGGCTCGCCCTGCCTGAAGGCCGCCGCCCTGCTGCAGACCCTGGTGAAGCTGCCGTGCCTGGAGCACTCCAACGAGGCCTTCGCCTGGCACGCGACCGAGGCGTACCTGCTCCTCAACGGGCACAGCCTCGCCTACGGGCCCAAGGAAGCCGTCGCGCTGGTGCGCGACGCGGCCACCGGAGCGCTCGGCGTCGCCCGGATCGCCCGGCAACTGCGCGACTGGGCCACCGCCTGA
- a CDS encoding ArsR/SmtB family transcription factor, with translation MARTIGVAAETFDSVKLLTDRDTSLAFRRWHVSVRGRLGEQAGPLAALMPGRGPLLDAMSLMGDTASIDEAVDNLMAAPRALMRIELENIDFRPVHRSWARNLVDGDREARVQVAAALRACHRITVAPYWSRVRSHLGEVRAAYVGTMADGGVEQLLTTLCGSLVRWRPPVLEVVHPHDADIHLNGRGLVIAPTVFSTQQVELLFPPMDPARAPILAVPTLSGTSLDTALWEGVGESTAPSLDDLLGRTRAAVLRATVGGCGTTELARRLNISPATASHHARVLRNARLVTTRHEGKTVLHTVTSLGIALLGQSPLA, from the coding sequence GTGGCCAGGACGATCGGCGTGGCGGCGGAGACGTTCGACAGTGTGAAGCTGTTGACGGACCGCGACACCAGTCTCGCCTTCCGCCGCTGGCACGTATCGGTACGTGGACGGCTGGGCGAACAGGCCGGCCCGCTCGCCGCGTTGATGCCCGGACGAGGTCCGCTGCTCGACGCGATGAGCCTGATGGGAGACACGGCATCCATCGACGAGGCGGTGGACAACCTGATGGCGGCCCCCCGCGCCCTGATGCGCATCGAACTGGAGAACATCGACTTCCGCCCCGTACACCGATCCTGGGCCCGGAACCTGGTGGACGGCGACCGGGAAGCTCGCGTCCAGGTGGCCGCGGCGCTCAGGGCCTGTCACAGGATCACCGTCGCCCCCTACTGGAGCAGGGTGCGTTCCCATCTGGGCGAGGTCCGTGCCGCGTACGTGGGCACGATGGCCGACGGTGGGGTCGAGCAACTCCTCACCACACTCTGCGGTTCGTTGGTCCGCTGGCGGCCGCCGGTGCTCGAAGTGGTCCACCCGCACGACGCGGACATCCATCTGAACGGCCGGGGTCTCGTCATCGCGCCGACAGTGTTCTCCACACAGCAGGTCGAACTTCTGTTTCCGCCGATGGACCCGGCCCGGGCACCCATTCTGGCCGTCCCCACCCTCAGTGGGACCTCGCTCGACACCGCGCTGTGGGAGGGCGTCGGCGAGTCCACCGCCCCGTCGCTCGACGACCTGCTGGGGCGTACCAGGGCCGCAGTGCTGAGGGCGACCGTCGGCGGATGCGGCACTACGGAGCTGGCCCGCCGCCTGAACATCTCGCCGGCGACCGCGAGCCACCACGCGAGGGTGCTGCGCAATGCCCGCCTGGTCACCACCCGGCACGAGGGCAAGACGGTCCTCCACACCGTCACCTCACTGGGCATCGCCCTGCTGGGGCAGAGCCCCCTCGCCTGA
- the tap gene encoding telomere-associated protein Tap: MASEEELFASVDALLNEEPHLPPPAERARLREAAGITQARLASALKTTTQSVKNWENGRSEPKSPRLDAYQRLLNGWAAKYPASSATLAPAPSAPAVPVPQFSAVHTVSPDASASSGGKAAEAAPTPPASARAAASAPAPAPARPHTGSSPARRPTVRRARAAQGAVADPRFPHGPLAVLDGDGCAYGVDGLVLDCPATTVVELVEWTLRESGLGAPKLNRHGKDSDPLIVLTASAAVKLGLPERLEGHEQRRSLRLPEDHPVVKEVAEAKWRLTQRGFGPWPRIYRKVQGRERQCVQLAILSWDALDERAWPGVAEREPAEIARALTVYATRVITPRGSTAVSGLELMTALRPPTRAVRDEASGNWVGGRNPGSLGTEPVDPAPPEATPEHPVVVGSGWTGGFLDEEAYQWVRPVELLGDEECTLPYAVGLDLNTAFLAAAARLVVGLSAPDHFRAPAFNPKIPGSWLVDLSHVEVDPRLPSPFTPSGERPTGPAWYQTHTVAYAQELGFNVRPVEAYLRRETGAYLDPWHDRLKTAYVDTLADLGVTKDLDDREFLAAMERHKEVDPALAAVLAAVKATVKGGIGKLRERPQGRRYQQGERWPALQRPTWRPDIRAAVISKARVNMHRKLTNMAKMTGLFPLAVLSDCVVYPSPGPSPLDFLPYAASGKPQPGAFRLGPSPGLAKLEGVQSMLWAVDLMEKGFNPARHIKGGDAVLDEGE; encoded by the coding sequence ATGGCATCCGAGGAAGAACTGTTCGCCTCTGTCGACGCTCTGTTGAACGAGGAGCCGCATCTCCCGCCCCCGGCAGAGCGTGCCCGGCTGCGTGAGGCCGCCGGGATCACCCAGGCCCGCCTCGCCAGCGCGCTGAAGACGACCACCCAGTCGGTGAAGAACTGGGAGAACGGGCGCAGCGAGCCGAAGTCGCCGCGTCTGGACGCCTATCAGCGGCTGCTGAACGGGTGGGCGGCGAAGTATCCGGCCTCCTCCGCAACCCTCGCGCCGGCCCCGTCCGCACCGGCCGTTCCGGTCCCCCAGTTCTCTGCGGTTCACACCGTTTCCCCGGATGCGAGCGCGTCGTCCGGCGGGAAGGCGGCAGAGGCCGCGCCCACTCCCCCCGCTTCGGCCCGTGCGGCCGCATCCGCTCCGGCACCCGCCCCGGCCCGCCCGCACACCGGCTCCTCCCCCGCACGGCGTCCGACCGTGCGACGGGCACGGGCGGCGCAGGGCGCCGTGGCCGATCCGCGGTTTCCGCACGGGCCGCTCGCCGTCCTGGACGGTGACGGCTGCGCCTACGGCGTCGACGGGCTCGTGCTGGACTGTCCCGCGACGACCGTGGTGGAGCTCGTGGAGTGGACGTTGCGCGAGTCGGGGCTCGGTGCGCCCAAGCTGAACCGGCACGGCAAGGACTCGGATCCGCTGATCGTGCTCACCGCGTCGGCCGCCGTGAAGCTCGGCCTTCCCGAGCGCCTGGAAGGGCACGAGCAGCGCCGTTCGCTGCGGTTGCCGGAGGATCACCCGGTGGTCAAGGAGGTGGCCGAGGCGAAGTGGCGGCTCACTCAGCGCGGGTTCGGTCCCTGGCCGAGGATCTACCGCAAGGTGCAGGGCCGTGAGCGGCAGTGTGTGCAGCTGGCGATCCTGTCGTGGGACGCCCTGGACGAGCGGGCCTGGCCCGGTGTCGCGGAACGGGAGCCGGCCGAGATCGCCCGCGCCCTGACCGTCTACGCCACCCGTGTCATCACGCCGCGCGGTTCCACCGCCGTCTCCGGTCTGGAGCTGATGACGGCGTTGCGGCCGCCCACGCGCGCGGTGCGCGACGAGGCGAGCGGGAACTGGGTGGGGGGCCGCAATCCCGGTTCGCTGGGGACGGAGCCGGTGGATCCCGCGCCGCCGGAGGCGACGCCCGAGCATCCCGTGGTGGTGGGCAGCGGGTGGACGGGCGGGTTCCTCGACGAGGAGGCCTATCAGTGGGTGCGGCCGGTGGAGCTGCTCGGGGACGAGGAGTGCACGCTGCCGTATGCCGTCGGTCTCGACCTCAACACCGCGTTCCTGGCCGCCGCGGCCCGGCTGGTCGTCGGTCTGTCCGCGCCCGACCATTTCCGCGCGCCGGCCTTCAATCCGAAGATCCCGGGGTCCTGGCTGGTCGATCTGTCGCACGTGGAGGTGGATCCGCGGCTGCCGTCGCCGTTCACGCCGAGCGGGGAGCGGCCCACGGGGCCCGCCTGGTACCAGACGCACACGGTGGCTTATGCGCAGGAGCTGGGTTTCAACGTCCGTCCTGTGGAGGCCTATCTGCGCCGGGAGACCGGCGCGTATCTGGACCCGTGGCACGACCGGCTGAAGACCGCCTATGTCGACACCCTCGCCGACCTCGGCGTCACGAAGGATCTGGACGACCGTGAGTTCCTCGCCGCGATGGAGCGGCACAAGGAGGTCGATCCGGCCCTCGCGGCGGTCCTCGCCGCCGTCAAGGCGACCGTGAAGGGCGGGATCGGCAAGCTGCGCGAGCGTCCGCAGGGCAGGCGGTACCAGCAGGGTGAGCGGTGGCCGGCGTTGCAGCGGCCGACCTGGCGTCCCGACATCCGCGCGGCCGTCATCAGCAAGGCGCGGGTGAACATGCACCGCAAGCTGACCAACATGGCCAAGATGACCGGCCTGTTCCCGCTCGCCGTCCTGTCCGACTGCGTCGTCTATCCGTCGCCGGGGCCGAGTCCGCTGGACTTCCTGCCCTACGCCGCTTCGGGCAAGCCGCAGCCCGGCGCGTTCCGGCTCGGTCCGTCACCCGGTCTGGCCAAGCTGGAGGGCGTCCAGTCGATGCTGTGGGCCGTCGACCTCATGGAGAAGGGCTTCAATCCGGCCCGGCACATCAAGGGCGGCGACGCCGTCCTCGACGAAGGCGAGTGA
- the tpg gene encoding telomere-protecting terminal protein Tpg, translating into MAEIDDAIDRADQEHFTRQPPKTLKGRVNFLVKQLKTTRAVAAELGVSQRSVERYRTGERRNPPQAIADRIEAAVRRRWQPQVRKRRREQAATTRGITVETRARFGYTAPVGTTDDGRFRRLTVHLPPPYAQRLFDAREAGSGDRELRAIIAEGFKDVYFQDGGTRASGLSDVTLNDIDYLDLDY; encoded by the coding sequence GTGGCAGAGATCGACGACGCCATCGACCGCGCCGACCAGGAGCACTTCACCCGCCAGCCGCCCAAGACCCTCAAGGGCCGCGTCAACTTCCTGGTCAAGCAGCTCAAGACGACCCGGGCGGTGGCGGCGGAACTCGGTGTCAGCCAGCGGTCGGTGGAGCGGTATCGCACCGGTGAGCGCAGGAATCCGCCGCAGGCGATCGCCGACCGTATCGAGGCCGCCGTGCGGCGGCGGTGGCAGCCGCAGGTGCGCAAACGCCGTCGCGAGCAGGCCGCGACCACTCGCGGGATCACCGTCGAGACCAGGGCCCGGTTCGGCTACACCGCGCCCGTGGGGACCACCGACGACGGGCGGTTCCGGCGTCTCACGGTGCATCTCCCTCCGCCCTACGCGCAGCGGCTGTTCGACGCGCGCGAGGCCGGGTCCGGCGACCGGGAGCTGCGCGCGATCATCGCCGAGGGCTTCAAGGACGTGTACTTCCAGGACGGCGGGACCCGCGCCTCCGGCCTCAGCGACGTCACCCTCAACGACATCGACTACCTCGACCTCGACTACTGA
- a CDS encoding MFS transporter, translating to MTAVTDFAPPSSRTYPSLRAAWVPLAALCLAFFVEMVDNTLLSIALPTIGRDLGSGTTALQWVTGAYSLTFGGLLLTAGSLADRLGRRRVLLVGLAVFGLLSLCVVAVDSAGQLIALRAGLGIAAAAMAPITNSLVFRLFDDQALRMRAMTLMIVVGMSGFVLGPLLGGTALAHVRWEWLLVVNAPIALVAAIGVRLGVAADRPEDLTKDRLDLPGAVLSLLTIGLACYSLTSGVEHGWLSSATLTSVLGAVAAGVAFVWHERRSAAPMLDLKIFSSGTVRGAAIAQTGTSIAMAGVMFGLILHFQYAYGWSPVRAGLANLPIIVTMIVATPLSEWLGKRFGHRVACLVGAACLATALAGLAWGVDHGYAAIAVSMVVMTIGLRTVMTICAIALVDAMPANRTSIGAALNDTAQEVGTSVGTAVVGTLIAALVTTRLPAGVWSGDLVQSFFRGERITYAVLAVIVGLIAAGGALTLTDSHSVEEPA from the coding sequence ATGACCGCCGTCACCGATTTCGCTCCACCTTCAAGCCGTACCTATCCGTCGCTGCGCGCGGCCTGGGTCCCCCTGGCCGCGCTCTGCCTGGCCTTCTTCGTCGAGATGGTCGACAACACGCTGCTCTCGATCGCGCTCCCCACCATCGGCCGCGACCTCGGCAGCGGCACGACCGCCCTGCAATGGGTCACCGGCGCCTACTCGCTGACCTTCGGCGGCCTCCTCCTCACGGCAGGGTCGCTCGCCGACAGGCTCGGGCGACGGCGGGTGCTGCTCGTCGGCCTCGCCGTGTTCGGGCTGCTCAGCCTCTGCGTCGTCGCCGTCGACTCCGCAGGGCAGCTCATCGCGCTGCGTGCAGGGCTCGGCATCGCCGCCGCCGCCATGGCGCCCATCACCAACTCCCTCGTCTTCCGGCTCTTCGACGACCAGGCGCTGCGCATGCGCGCGATGACCCTGATGATCGTCGTCGGCATGTCCGGCTTCGTCCTCGGCCCGCTGCTGGGCGGCACGGCCCTCGCCCATGTGCGCTGGGAATGGCTGCTTGTCGTCAACGCGCCGATCGCGCTGGTCGCGGCCATCGGCGTGCGCCTCGGGGTAGCCGCCGACCGGCCCGAGGACCTGACCAAGGACCGGCTCGACCTGCCGGGCGCCGTCCTCAGCCTCCTGACCATCGGCCTGGCCTGCTACTCCCTGACCAGCGGCGTCGAGCACGGCTGGCTCTCCTCTGCCACCCTCACGTCGGTCCTCGGCGCCGTGGCGGCCGGCGTGGCGTTCGTGTGGCACGAGCGCCGCAGCGCCGCGCCCATGCTGGACCTCAAGATCTTCTCCAGCGGCACCGTCCGCGGCGCGGCCATCGCCCAGACCGGCACGTCCATCGCGATGGCCGGCGTGATGTTCGGGCTGATCCTCCACTTCCAGTACGCCTACGGATGGAGCCCCGTGCGCGCAGGCCTCGCGAACCTGCCGATCATCGTGACCATGATCGTCGCGACGCCGCTGTCGGAATGGCTCGGCAAGCGGTTCGGGCACCGGGTCGCCTGCCTGGTCGGCGCGGCCTGTCTGGCCACTGCTCTGGCCGGCCTCGCCTGGGGCGTCGACCACGGGTACGCCGCCATCGCCGTCTCCATGGTCGTCATGACGATCGGGCTGCGCACCGTCATGACGATCTGCGCCATCGCCCTGGTCGACGCCATGCCGGCCAACCGCACGTCGATCGGCGCCGCCCTCAACGACACCGCCCAGGAGGTCGGGACCAGCGTCGGCACCGCTGTCGTCGGCACCCTGATCGCCGCACTGGTCACCACCCGACTGCCCGCGGGCGTATGGAGCGGCGACCTCGTGCAGTCCTTCTTCCGAGGCGAGCGGATCACCTACGCCGTACTCGCGGTGATCGTCGGTCTGATCGCGGCAGGCGGTGCGCTCACGCTCACCGACTCCCACTCCGTCGAAGAACCGGCCTGA
- a CDS encoding leucine-rich repeat domain-containing protein: MGRHVQRDPGAQGPRQDACWCVDQSRPHPRARVGFHAERQDTSAPGWRHLLELIDEAAADGREEFRPLTELSPQERRQIITLPPSIARLTAVRHLVLYGSNLVRIPAEIGAMTCLEEFTPYTSYRLHWLPYEITRCRKLTRSTVSTRVLFGNYKLRPPFPQLQPALDSVADLDPGNLDPRHWGATAITGCSVCDRAIEQSGLHQVWISLRVATDVLPLLVSACSTACVAALPGGARDYIPTPHKGGRVDQPASDWD; this comes from the coding sequence CTGGGGCGGCACGTCCAACGCGACCCCGGAGCGCAGGGGCCCCGCCAGGACGCATGCTGGTGCGTCGATCAATCCAGGCCGCATCCGCGAGCCCGAGTCGGATTCCACGCCGAACGGCAGGACACCTCGGCTCCGGGCTGGCGCCACCTGCTGGAGCTGATCGACGAGGCCGCCGCCGACGGGCGCGAAGAGTTCCGTCCTCTGACCGAGCTCAGTCCGCAAGAGCGGCGGCAGATCATCACCCTGCCGCCGAGCATCGCCCGGCTGACAGCGGTCAGGCACCTCGTGCTCTATGGCAGCAACCTGGTCCGGATCCCAGCCGAGATCGGGGCCATGACCTGTCTGGAGGAGTTCACCCCCTACACCTCCTACCGGCTGCACTGGTTGCCCTACGAGATCACCCGATGCCGGAAGCTGACCCGCAGCACGGTGAGCACCCGCGTGTTGTTCGGCAACTACAAGCTGCGCCCCCCGTTCCCGCAGCTACAGCCTGCCCTCGACTCCGTCGCCGACCTCGATCCGGGAAACCTTGATCCTCGGCACTGGGGCGCCACCGCCATCACCGGCTGCAGCGTCTGCGACCGCGCGATCGAACAGAGCGGACTCCACCAGGTGTGGATCTCACTGCGCGTGGCCACTGACGTACTGCCCCTGCTGGTCAGCGCCTGCTCGACGGCGTGCGTCGCCGCCCTGCCCGGCGGTGCTCGCGACTACATCCCCACGCCGCACAAGGGCGGCCGAGTCGACCAGCCGGCATCCGACTGGGACTGA
- a CDS encoding alpha/beta fold hydrolase: MVDHRSVDVDGVRLAYEVSGPPEAPPLVLLHALGEDASDWGVVAPVLARSRRVHALDLRGHGRSDWPGDYTLQLMRDDVLGFLDALALDRVDLMGHSMGGIVAYLFAAEYPRRVDRLVLEDVPVPRPREQSAPVRPDGKLTFDWEMVLAVRRQIDTPDPEWLENLSRITAETLAVAGGPGSHVPQEGIAEVARRVRRGRVVTIAAGHLIHHTRPTEFVEVVMQFLQPPGDGPAARPSLQTDDEIPLRPSR; encoded by the coding sequence ATGGTTGATCACCGCTCGGTCGACGTTGATGGGGTTCGGCTCGCCTATGAGGTCTCGGGTCCGCCGGAAGCTCCGCCGCTCGTCCTGTTGCACGCACTGGGCGAGGACGCTTCGGACTGGGGTGTCGTGGCGCCCGTCCTGGCCCGCAGTCGGCGGGTCCATGCCCTTGATCTTCGCGGTCATGGCCGAAGCGACTGGCCCGGGGACTACACGCTGCAGCTGATGCGGGACGACGTGCTCGGTTTTCTGGACGCCCTGGCTCTCGACCGGGTGGATCTGATGGGGCACTCGATGGGCGGGATCGTCGCCTATCTGTTCGCCGCAGAGTATCCGCGGCGTGTGGACCGGCTCGTCCTGGAGGATGTCCCGGTGCCGCGACCGCGCGAGCAGTCCGCACCGGTCAGGCCGGACGGGAAGCTGACGTTCGACTGGGAGATGGTGCTGGCCGTCAGACGGCAGATCGACACACCTGACCCGGAGTGGCTGGAGAATCTCAGCAGGATCACCGCGGAGACCCTTGCCGTGGCCGGCGGCCCGGGAAGCCATGTTCCCCAGGAGGGCATCGCCGAGGTGGCCCGACGCGTCCGTCGAGGGCGAGTCGTCACCATTGCGGCCGGGCACCTCATCCACCACACCCGGCCGACGGAGTTCGTGGAGGTGGTCATGCAGTTCTTGCAGCCGCCCGGAGACGGGCCGGCCGCACGGCCGTCGCTCCAGACGGATGACGAGATTCCTCTTCGGCCCTCGAGGTGA